A stretch of the Archangium violaceum genome encodes the following:
- a CDS encoding discoidin domain-containing protein → MSVIATVAGGIGSLIPGVSLAATPISQANTTLFGPRVYVFDPTMAASDINALANSIFAQQEANQFGEERYALLFKPGSYAVDFKVGFYTHVAGLGQNPDDVNINGGVNVNAAWMPNANATCNFWRALENFAVTPSNGQTRIAVSQAAPLRRLHIKGELHLFDFDSNWNAGWASGGFLADSVVDGQVVPASQQQWLSRNSKWASWGNAVWNMVFVGVNNAPTGQFPEPPYTVIEKTPIIREKPYLYVNSAGQYNVFVPALQTNTQGVSWANGPTPGQSISIDQFYVARPETDSAASLNNALSQGKHLLFTPGIYRLNDTLRVNNANTIVLGIGLPTLIPTSGQPTISVADVDGVKLGGLLLEAGTVNSPSILEVGPTGSSRDHSANPTFLYDLTVRTGGAFAGRNDVGIKINSHNVIGDQLWLWRADHGEGAAWTTNPTKNGLVVNGNNVTIYGLFNEHHNEYQTLWNGNGGRVYFYQSEIPYDVPNQASWMSKNGTVNGFASYKVADTVTSHEAWGLGVYSYFRDAAVKSENAIEAPNVQGIKFHHMTTIWLNGTAGSEITHVINGLGGRVYANSPAEAMRQTVTEYAGTGTPSTGDTQAPTVPANLTVASATSSQVTLSWTASTDNVGVTAYDIYRFGIIIGSTSTTSYTDSGLSPSTPYSYTVRARDAAGNASAASSTVSVTTPSGNTGAALSRTGWTASSSPSSSEPASNLLDGSMSTRWTTGTPMANGQSLTIDMKATKTFNKITMDSTGSDGDYARGYQVFVSNDGTNWGTAIATGTGTGPVITVSFTARSARYIKVVQTGTNSSWWSMREFNVYN, encoded by the coding sequence ATGTCCGTGATTGCCACCGTGGCAGGCGGTATCGGCTCACTGATTCCGGGTGTATCCCTCGCGGCAACACCCATTTCGCAGGCGAACACCACCCTCTTCGGTCCCCGGGTCTATGTCTTCGATCCGACCATGGCGGCCTCCGACATCAACGCGCTCGCCAACTCCATCTTCGCCCAGCAGGAGGCCAATCAGTTCGGCGAGGAGCGCTATGCCCTGCTCTTCAAGCCGGGCTCGTATGCCGTCGACTTCAAGGTGGGCTTCTATACCCACGTCGCCGGTCTGGGGCAGAACCCCGACGACGTGAACATCAACGGCGGCGTGAACGTCAATGCCGCCTGGATGCCGAACGCCAACGCCACCTGCAACTTCTGGCGGGCGCTCGAGAACTTCGCGGTCACCCCGTCGAATGGCCAGACACGGATCGCCGTCTCCCAGGCGGCCCCCCTGCGGCGTCTGCACATCAAGGGTGAGTTGCACCTGTTCGACTTCGACTCGAACTGGAACGCCGGCTGGGCCAGCGGCGGATTCCTCGCCGACTCCGTCGTGGACGGTCAGGTCGTTCCCGCGTCGCAGCAGCAATGGCTCTCGCGCAACAGCAAGTGGGCCAGCTGGGGCAACGCCGTCTGGAACATGGTCTTCGTGGGTGTCAACAACGCGCCGACGGGACAGTTCCCGGAGCCGCCCTATACGGTCATCGAGAAGACGCCCATCATCCGGGAGAAGCCCTACCTCTATGTCAACAGCGCCGGCCAGTACAACGTGTTCGTCCCGGCCCTGCAGACCAATACCCAGGGCGTGAGCTGGGCCAATGGCCCCACCCCGGGTCAGTCCATCTCCATTGATCAGTTCTACGTCGCGCGGCCGGAGACGGACAGCGCGGCCAGCCTCAACAACGCGCTGAGCCAGGGCAAGCACCTCTTGTTCACCCCCGGCATCTACCGGCTGAACGACACGCTGCGCGTCAACAATGCCAACACCATCGTCCTGGGCATCGGCCTCCCCACGCTGATTCCGACCAGCGGACAGCCGACCATCTCGGTCGCCGACGTGGACGGCGTGAAGCTCGGCGGTCTGCTCCTCGAGGCCGGTACGGTCAACTCGCCTTCCATCCTGGAGGTCGGTCCCACGGGCAGCTCGAGGGACCACTCGGCCAACCCCACCTTCCTCTACGACCTCACCGTCCGGACCGGTGGCGCCTTCGCCGGCCGGAATGACGTGGGCATCAAGATCAACAGCCACAACGTCATCGGCGATCAGCTCTGGCTGTGGCGCGCGGACCACGGAGAGGGAGCCGCGTGGACGACCAACCCGACCAAGAACGGCCTCGTCGTCAATGGCAACAACGTCACCATCTACGGCCTCTTCAACGAGCACCACAACGAGTACCAGACGCTGTGGAACGGCAATGGCGGCCGGGTGTACTTCTACCAGTCCGAGATTCCCTATGACGTCCCCAACCAGGCGTCATGGATGAGCAAGAATGGCACGGTGAACGGCTTCGCCTCATACAAGGTCGCCGACACGGTGACGAGCCACGAGGCGTGGGGCCTGGGCGTGTATTCGTACTTCCGGGACGCGGCCGTGAAGTCGGAGAACGCGATCGAGGCGCCCAATGTGCAGGGCATCAAGTTCCACCACATGACGACCATCTGGCTCAACGGCACCGCCGGCAGTGAAATCACCCACGTCATCAACGGGCTCGGTGGCCGGGTCTACGCGAACTCTCCCGCCGAGGCCATGCGGCAGACCGTCACCGAGTACGCGGGGACGGGGACGCCTTCCACGGGCGATACCCAGGCGCCGACCGTGCCGGCCAACCTGACGGTCGCGTCGGCGACGAGCAGCCAGGTCACCCTGAGCTGGACCGCCTCGACGGACAACGTGGGCGTCACCGCCTATGACATCTACCGCTTCGGCATCATCATCGGCTCCACGTCGACGACCTCGTACACCGACTCGGGTCTGTCGCCCTCGACGCCCTACAGCTACACGGTGAGGGCGAGGGACGCGGCCGGCAACGCCTCGGCGGCCAGCAGCACCGTCAGCGTCACCACGCCGAGCGGCAACACGGGAGCGGCGCTGTCGCGGACCGGCTGGACGGCCAGCTCGTCGCCGTCGAGCAGCGAGCCCGCGTCGAACCTGCTGGACGGCAGCATGTCCACGCGTTGGACCACGGGAACGCCGATGGCCAATGGCCAGTCGCTCACCATCGACATGAAGGCCACGAAGACCTTCAACAAGATCACCATGGATTCCACCGGCAGCGACGGGGACTATGCCCGTGGCTATCAGGTGTTCGTGTCGAACGACGGAACGAACTGGGGCACGGCGATCGCCACCGGAACGGGCACCGGACCGGTCATCACCGTGAGCTTCACGGCGCGCTCCGCCCGCTACATCAAGGTGGTGCAGACCGGCACGAACTCGTCCTGGTGGTCCATGCGCGAGTTCAACGTGTACAACTAA
- a CDS encoding alpha/beta fold hydrolase, with protein MSPHILFLPGAGGAASFWHPLGALLPASWRKTYLSWPGLGLEPHDPSVRSLDDAVAHASRGLEGPSVVVAQSMGGVVAVRLALTHPERISHLVLTATSGGIDVASLGASDWRGPYRAEYPKAADWLLNDRTDLSAELHRISIPTLLLWGDADPLSPVAVGCRLEQLLPRARLRVLAGGDHMFARERADEIVTWVTEHLRA; from the coding sequence ATGAGCCCTCACATCCTGTTCCTTCCTGGCGCTGGAGGTGCCGCGTCCTTCTGGCATCCGCTCGGCGCGCTGCTGCCGGCGAGCTGGCGCAAGACCTATCTGAGCTGGCCGGGCCTCGGCCTCGAGCCGCATGACCCGTCGGTGCGAAGCCTCGACGATGCGGTCGCCCATGCCTCCCGCGGGTTGGAAGGCCCGAGCGTGGTCGTGGCGCAGTCGATGGGCGGCGTCGTCGCCGTGCGGCTGGCGCTCACCCATCCGGAGCGCATCAGCCATCTGGTCCTGACGGCCACCTCCGGCGGCATCGATGTCGCGAGCCTCGGCGCCAGCGATTGGCGCGGTCCCTATCGCGCGGAGTACCCGAAGGCGGCGGACTGGCTCCTGAACGACCGGACGGACCTCTCGGCGGAGCTCCACCGGATCTCCATCCCGACGTTGCTGCTCTGGGGCGATGCGGATCCCCTCAGTCCCGTGGCGGTCGGCTGTCGTCTCGAGCAACTGCTGCCCAGGGCCCGGCTGCGGGTGCTCGCGGGTGGGGACCACATGTTCGCCCGAGAGCGCGCGGACGAGATTGTGACGTGGGTCACGGAGCATCTCCGCGCGTGA
- a CDS encoding cytochrome P450, whose protein sequence is MTTLHGEPPGPEGAWGIANVADFHADPLRFVTRCAREFGDVVRLGQDNYLLCHPRDIEHVFVNSQRSFAKETGQKPTWAKTGSYHYALMHTDGKDWLYKRRLLQSLFKRDRVDTRAEPIVEAAEEMIASWRPGKVRALEGDVAPLAAQVVGRFLLGSDLSANEVRRVTSFLAWSFRPLPIRIPRWLPTPQNLRFRWSVWQFDRAVYGLIERLRERSRGSSNLLELVHQARDGEDGCLAPPWYPRDEVAIMLLAAHQPTAIALAWTLYLMALHPEVDARVAAEVEQTLGGRRATVEDSDRLVYTAAVIKESLRLYPPVWMTARDSLQEGELGGYRIAAGVSLALSPWVTHRDPRWFVDPEAFRPERWLDGSLERLPKFAYFPFGGGPRLCMGASLAKLALVLVIATVTRRYRLTLAAGAKVSPFAAASFLIPQGIRLVPTART, encoded by the coding sequence ATGACTACGCTTCATGGAGAGCCTCCCGGCCCCGAGGGTGCATGGGGCATCGCCAATGTCGCGGACTTCCACGCCGACCCGCTCAGGTTCGTGACCCGGTGCGCCCGGGAGTTCGGGGATGTCGTTCGGTTGGGCCAGGACAACTATCTCCTCTGCCATCCCCGCGACATCGAGCACGTCTTCGTCAACAGCCAGCGGAGCTTCGCGAAGGAGACCGGGCAGAAGCCAACCTGGGCCAAGACCGGCTCGTATCACTATGCGCTGATGCACACGGACGGGAAGGATTGGCTCTACAAGCGCAGGCTCCTCCAGTCTTTGTTCAAGCGTGATCGCGTCGACACCCGCGCGGAGCCGATCGTCGAAGCCGCCGAGGAGATGATCGCTTCCTGGCGCCCTGGGAAGGTGCGCGCGCTCGAGGGCGACGTCGCGCCCCTCGCGGCCCAGGTGGTCGGGCGGTTCCTCCTGGGTTCGGACCTCAGCGCCAACGAGGTCCGGCGGGTCACTTCCTTCCTGGCGTGGAGTTTCCGGCCGCTCCCGATCCGGATACCGCGCTGGCTCCCCACGCCGCAGAACCTCCGGTTCAGGTGGTCGGTCTGGCAGTTCGACCGGGCGGTCTACGGGCTCATCGAGCGACTCCGGGAGCGGAGCCGCGGCTCGTCCAACCTCCTCGAGCTGGTGCACCAGGCTCGCGATGGGGAGGATGGATGCCTGGCCCCCCCGTGGTACCCCCGCGACGAAGTGGCCATCATGCTCCTCGCCGCACACCAGCCGACGGCCATCGCGCTGGCGTGGACGCTCTACCTGATGGCGCTGCACCCGGAGGTGGATGCGCGTGTGGCAGCCGAGGTGGAGCAGACGCTGGGCGGCCGGCGCGCCACGGTCGAGGATTCGGACCGCCTGGTCTACACGGCGGCGGTCATCAAGGAGTCACTGCGGCTCTACCCCCCTGTATGGATGACGGCCCGGGATTCCCTCCAGGAAGGAGAGCTGGGCGGCTATCGGATTGCCGCGGGCGTCAGCCTGGCGCTGAGCCCCTGGGTGACCCACCGGGACCCGCGGTGGTTCGTGGACCCTGAAGCGTTCCGCCCGGAGCGCTGGCTCGATGGCTCGCTCGAGCGGCTCCCCAAGTTCGCGTACTTCCCCTTCGGGGGTGGCCCGCGCCTCTGCATGGGCGCCTCGCTCGCGAAACTGGCGCTGGTGCTCGTCATCGCGACGGTGACCCGCCGTTACCGCCTCACGCTCGCGGCAGGCGCGAAGGTCTCTCCCTTCGCGGCGGCTTCCTTCCTCATTCCTCAGGGTATTCGCCTGGTGCCAACAGCTCGGACCTGA
- a CDS encoding aldo/keto reductase — protein MSTHEAKKTQRTVKLGATGPEVFPLGLGCMGMSGMYGATDDAESIRTIQAAIDRGVTLIDTGDFYGMGHNELLVGRAIAGRRNQVQLSVKFGALRGPDGSFGGNDTRPVAVKNFIAYSLTRLGVDVIDIYRPARLDPSVPIEDTIGAIADLVKAGYVRHIGLSEVGVETIRRAHRVHPIVDLQIEYSLASRGPEAEIFPVLEELGISATLYGVFSRGLLTGSKPRGPRDFRAHLPRFSGTNREKNEETVAALHRFAQERGMTPGQLAVAWVLARQPAFVPVVGAKTLMQLEDSLGALDRPLSKDDLTALDALVKISGERYSPEQMKHLDSEHG, from the coding sequence ATGAGCACGCACGAAGCGAAGAAGACGCAGCGGACGGTGAAGCTGGGCGCCACGGGACCCGAGGTATTCCCGCTGGGGCTTGGCTGCATGGGAATGTCGGGCATGTACGGCGCGACCGATGACGCCGAGAGCATCCGGACCATCCAGGCCGCGATCGATCGCGGCGTCACGTTGATCGACACGGGTGACTTCTACGGAATGGGCCACAACGAGCTCCTCGTGGGGCGTGCCATCGCGGGCCGGAGGAACCAGGTGCAGCTCTCCGTGAAGTTCGGCGCGCTCCGAGGACCGGATGGGAGCTTTGGCGGGAATGACACGCGCCCGGTCGCCGTGAAGAACTTCATCGCCTACAGCCTGACCCGGCTGGGGGTGGACGTCATCGACATCTACCGCCCCGCCCGGTTGGACCCGTCCGTCCCCATCGAGGACACCATCGGCGCGATCGCGGATCTGGTGAAGGCGGGCTACGTGCGCCACATCGGGCTGTCCGAAGTCGGCGTCGAGACCATCCGCCGCGCCCACCGCGTCCACCCCATCGTCGATCTGCAGATCGAATACTCACTCGCGAGCCGCGGCCCCGAGGCGGAGATCTTCCCCGTGCTCGAGGAGCTCGGCATCAGCGCGACACTCTACGGCGTCTTCTCGCGAGGCCTGCTCACCGGCAGCAAGCCGCGGGGACCCAGGGACTTCCGCGCCCACCTCCCCCGCTTCAGCGGCACGAACCGGGAGAAGAACGAGGAGACCGTGGCCGCCCTTCACCGCTTCGCCCAGGAGCGCGGCATGACGCCTGGGCAGCTCGCGGTCGCGTGGGTGCTCGCACGCCAGCCGGCGTTCGTCCCCGTGGTCGGTGCGAAGACCCTCATGCAGCTCGAGGACTCGCTCGGCGCCCTGGACCGGCCGCTGTCGAAGGACGATCTCACGGCGCTCGATGCGCTCGTGAAGATCTCCGGCGAGCGCTACTCACCGGAGCAGATGAAGCACCTCGACAGCGAGCACGGGTGA
- a CDS encoding LamG-like jellyroll fold domain-containing protein yields the protein MIRNEARSTLASVTSVLLGTMLFGCKAEPPAAEPDPRLVVHYALNETSGTVATDSSGNGRDGTVSGGAAWQGSEGLALDGVDDFVQLPNDVLGGLTSITVSTEVLIKPAQTTPYLIWGLGNPVTGSQGTGYLSTTGNDYRTAITGSNQVGEQDANSHVALARGVWKTLTYTLSGGVATLYLDGEQVAQRTGVSVTPASIGGGTTTANYIGRSVYASDAYLLGNVRDFRIYDAALSAADVAGLVASEQTRVDRDAAALTLGDLSAVESSLILPLSGPNGAAITWTSSDPDVLSASGDVTRPDVGEGNATITLSATLTRGAASTRRDFTVTVLALPGDQGLVDAAAAALRVVNVDDVRGNLTLPTTQDGIPVSWRSSDPSIVSATGEVHRQTADTQVRLTATLVHNGARAQRVFTATVRAAVKLAPFEGYAFAYFTGSSLAGENIFFAASQGNDALRWTELHGGLPVFTSSFGTKGLRDPFIVRSPEGDTFYLIATDLSIGSGTSWDAAQRTGSKYIEVWESHDLVTWSEQRHVKVSPDTAGNTWAPEAYYDESIGAYVVFWASKLYDPSDTNHTGTSYNRMLYATTRDFVTFSEPRLWQDPGMSVIDSTVLKEGETYYRFTKDEGRSTGCSDIIQEKSTDLRAFSPSAAWTTIASCIGRGAGTGAVEGPTAFKANPGDVNGAAYYLFVDEYSGRGYIPLATSDISQPAWVVPDDYDLPASPRHGTVIPVTRAELEALTAGVPEPAPVNAAGEILRYNFEDGAGSVLHDVSGNGQDGTIVGGATWQASGALRFDGVDDYVKMPRNLLAGVTDVTVEAEVYLDASQSGAYFVYGLGNTDAAGAGKGYLFATGNSVYRASITTGNYQTEQTAASSAPLPREQWVHLVYTLEGSTATLYLNGQVVAVKTGVTIEPGDIGGGMTVSNYLGRSLYNADKYFVGQYREFALYNRALSASEVLVLSGNKTAVANASR from the coding sequence ATGATACGGAACGAGGCTCGCTCCACCCTTGCGTCGGTGACATCGGTTCTGCTCGGCACAATGCTGTTCGGTTGCAAGGCAGAGCCTCCCGCGGCGGAACCGGACCCGAGACTCGTCGTCCACTACGCCCTCAACGAGACCTCCGGCACCGTCGCAACCGACAGCTCCGGCAATGGCCGCGACGGCACCGTCAGTGGAGGGGCCGCCTGGCAGGGCAGCGAGGGGTTGGCGCTCGACGGTGTCGACGACTTCGTCCAGCTCCCGAATGACGTTCTCGGCGGATTGACCTCCATCACCGTGAGCACGGAGGTCCTCATCAAGCCGGCTCAGACCACGCCGTACCTCATCTGGGGGCTCGGGAACCCGGTCACGGGCTCCCAGGGAACCGGCTACCTGTCGACCACGGGCAATGACTACCGCACGGCGATCACCGGCTCGAACCAGGTGGGAGAGCAGGACGCGAACAGCCATGTCGCTCTCGCTCGCGGCGTGTGGAAGACGTTGACCTATACGCTGTCCGGTGGTGTCGCGACGCTCTACCTCGATGGAGAGCAGGTCGCCCAGCGCACCGGGGTCTCCGTCACGCCCGCGAGCATCGGCGGCGGTACGACGACGGCCAACTACATCGGGCGCTCGGTGTACGCGAGCGATGCGTACCTCCTCGGCAACGTCCGCGACTTTCGCATCTACGACGCGGCGCTGAGCGCGGCCGATGTGGCGGGACTCGTCGCGAGCGAGCAGACACGGGTCGACCGGGATGCCGCCGCGCTCACGCTCGGAGACCTCTCGGCCGTCGAGAGCAGCCTGATCCTTCCCCTGTCCGGGCCGAATGGCGCGGCGATCACCTGGACGTCGAGTGACCCGGATGTGCTCAGTGCCTCGGGTGACGTCACGCGGCCGGACGTCGGCGAAGGAAACGCGACCATCACCCTGTCCGCCACCCTCACGCGGGGAGCCGCGAGCACTCGCAGGGACTTCACCGTCACGGTGCTCGCGCTTCCGGGTGACCAGGGCCTCGTCGACGCCGCCGCCGCGGCGCTCCGGGTGGTCAACGTCGACGACGTGCGCGGCAATCTCACGTTGCCCACGACACAGGATGGAATTCCGGTGTCCTGGCGGAGCTCCGACCCTTCGATCGTGTCGGCCACCGGTGAGGTCCACCGGCAGACGGCTGACACCCAGGTGCGCCTCACGGCCACGCTCGTCCACAACGGGGCGAGGGCCCAGCGCGTGTTCACCGCGACCGTACGGGCCGCCGTCAAGCTGGCTCCCTTCGAGGGGTATGCCTTCGCGTACTTCACGGGCAGCTCGCTCGCGGGGGAGAACATCTTCTTCGCGGCGAGCCAGGGCAATGACGCTCTACGGTGGACGGAGCTCCATGGCGGGCTTCCGGTCTTCACCTCGAGCTTCGGCACGAAGGGCCTCCGAGACCCGTTCATCGTGCGCTCACCCGAGGGAGACACGTTCTACCTGATCGCCACGGACCTCTCGATCGGGAGCGGCACGTCGTGGGATGCGGCCCAGCGCACGGGGAGCAAGTACATCGAGGTCTGGGAGTCTCACGACCTCGTCACCTGGTCGGAGCAACGCCACGTCAAGGTGTCTCCCGATACGGCAGGCAACACCTGGGCGCCGGAGGCGTACTACGACGAGAGCATCGGCGCCTACGTGGTGTTCTGGGCATCGAAGCTCTACGACCCGAGCGATACGAATCACACGGGAACGTCCTACAACCGGATGTTGTACGCCACGACCCGGGACTTCGTGACCTTCAGCGAGCCTCGCCTGTGGCAGGACCCCGGTATGTCCGTCATCGATTCGACCGTCCTCAAGGAGGGAGAGACGTACTACCGGTTCACGAAGGACGAGGGGCGCTCGACGGGCTGCAGTGACATCATCCAGGAGAAGTCGACCGACCTCCGCGCCTTCTCGCCGTCGGCGGCCTGGACGACCATCGCCAGTTGCATCGGGCGCGGCGCGGGGACTGGCGCCGTGGAAGGTCCGACCGCTTTCAAGGCGAACCCTGGAGACGTGAACGGAGCGGCCTACTACCTCTTCGTCGACGAGTACTCGGGCCGCGGCTACATCCCGCTCGCGACGAGTGACATCTCGCAGCCGGCGTGGGTGGTCCCCGACGACTACGACCTGCCGGCGAGCCCTCGCCATGGCACCGTCATCCCGGTCACTCGCGCGGAGTTGGAGGCGCTGACCGCTGGCGTCCCGGAGCCCGCGCCGGTCAACGCGGCTGGAGAGATCCTGCGCTACAACTTCGAGGACGGCGCGGGCAGCGTGCTTCACGATGTCTCGGGCAATGGCCAGGATGGCACGATCGTCGGTGGCGCAACGTGGCAGGCGAGTGGCGCCCTCCGGTTCGACGGCGTCGACGATTACGTGAAGATGCCGCGGAACCTTCTCGCGGGCGTCACGGATGTGACGGTGGAAGCCGAGGTCTACCTGGATGCCTCACAATCGGGCGCGTACTTCGTGTATGGCCTCGGCAACACGGACGCCGCTGGTGCTGGCAAGGGCTACCTCTTCGCAACCGGCAACTCCGTCTACCGGGCGAGCATCACGACCGGCAACTACCAGACCGAGCAGACCGCGGCGAGCAGCGCCCCGCTGCCGCGCGAGCAGTGGGTGCACCTCGTGTACACGCTCGAGGGCTCGACGGCGACCCTCTACCTGAATGGCCAGGTGGTCGCGGTCAAGACCGGTGTGACGATAGAGCCCGGCGACATCGGCGGCGGCATGACGGTGTCCAACTACCTGGGCAGGTCGTTGTACAACGCCGACAAGTACTTCGTCGGCCAGTACCGTGAATTCGCGCTCTATAACCGGGCGCTGAGCGCGTCCGAGGTGCTGGTGCTGTCCGGTAACAAGACGGCCGTCGCGAATGCCAGCCGATAG
- a CDS encoding peptidoglycan-binding domain-containing protein — protein MSIARQYGLANWRTLYEHPDNETLRRNRPNPNVLFPGDVVVVPDPKPKTVNRVTGRTHTFQVTLPRKELRLTLRDVRDKPFENAHVELEVDGRSWPPPEGQEAWTTDGEGLLKVPVPVGARSVVLATGGFKVGLRLSHLNPLRDIPEGNLSGVQARLRNLGYDGGTGEGRMGPSTRAALALFQADQGLEVTGKPDDVTLRKLEELHTS, from the coding sequence GTGAGTATCGCGCGCCAGTACGGCCTCGCGAACTGGCGCACCCTCTACGAGCACCCGGACAACGAGACGCTGCGCCGCAATCGGCCCAACCCCAACGTGCTCTTCCCTGGCGACGTAGTCGTCGTTCCGGACCCAAAGCCGAAGACGGTCAATCGCGTCACCGGCCGTACGCATACCTTTCAGGTGACGCTGCCGCGCAAGGAGCTCCGCCTGACGTTGCGCGACGTGCGCGACAAGCCCTTCGAAAACGCTCATGTGGAACTGGAGGTGGACGGCCGCTCCTGGCCTCCACCCGAGGGCCAGGAGGCCTGGACCACGGACGGCGAAGGCTTGCTCAAGGTGCCTGTGCCGGTGGGTGCGCGGTCGGTCGTGCTCGCGACAGGCGGTTTCAAGGTGGGACTGAGGCTGTCCCACCTCAACCCCCTGCGGGACATACCGGAGGGGAACCTCAGCGGTGTACAGGCCCGGTTGCGGAACCTCGGTTATGACGGAGGCACGGGTGAGGGGCGCATGGGGCCGTCCACACGCGCGGCGCTGGCGCTCTTCCAGGCCGACCAGGGTCTCGAGGTGACTGGCAAACCCGACGATGTGACGCTCCGCAAGCTCGAGGAGCTGCACACCAGTTGA
- a CDS encoding LysR family transcriptional regulator, whose protein sequence is MHGVYEKDLDLNLLRVFVVVAEAGSVTEAASRLYLTQPAVSAALRRLTSAVGAPLFVRAGRGLALTARGQRLFASARPHLQALVEAAVSPGTFDPKTSERTVRLGLSDVNETWLLPPLLRVLAEEAPRMRLIVIPVQFRTIAEALGSSAVDLAVTVADELPADTRRLSLYTGGFVCLYDPRHARLGKRLTMERYLEHEHVIVSYNADLRGIVEDMLGIQRRVRVSVPTFHSIGALVEGSALLATIPIVVARELTSLRPNLRTAPLPVPLGLGSAPMELLWRNTVEDDEAIRFIRGLVVRVAKEKTVHLAD, encoded by the coding sequence ATGCACGGCGTCTATGAAAAGGATCTCGACCTCAACCTGCTCCGTGTCTTCGTCGTCGTGGCGGAAGCGGGCAGCGTCACGGAGGCGGCGAGTCGTCTCTATCTCACGCAGCCCGCGGTGAGCGCGGCGCTGAGGCGTCTCACGTCGGCGGTGGGGGCGCCCCTGTTCGTCCGAGCGGGGCGCGGGCTGGCGCTCACGGCGCGCGGGCAGCGTCTGTTCGCTTCGGCCCGGCCGCACCTCCAGGCACTCGTCGAGGCGGCTGTCTCTCCAGGGACTTTCGACCCGAAGACGAGCGAGCGGACGGTGCGGCTCGGATTGTCGGACGTGAACGAGACGTGGCTCCTCCCGCCGCTCCTCCGGGTGCTCGCCGAGGAGGCTCCGCGCATGAGGCTCATCGTGATTCCGGTGCAGTTCCGCACCATCGCCGAGGCGCTGGGTTCCTCGGCGGTGGACCTCGCGGTGACGGTGGCGGACGAGTTGCCGGCCGATACGCGGCGCCTCTCGCTCTACACGGGAGGCTTCGTGTGTCTCTACGACCCCCGGCACGCCCGGCTGGGGAAGCGCCTGACGATGGAGCGCTACCTCGAGCACGAGCACGTCATCGTCTCGTACAACGCGGACCTGCGAGGCATCGTCGAGGACATGCTGGGCATCCAACGGCGCGTCCGGGTGTCGGTGCCGACGTTCCACAGCATCGGTGCCCTGGTGGAGGGCAGTGCCCTGCTCGCCACGATTCCCATCGTGGTCGCTCGGGAGCTCACGTCGCTGCGTCCGAACCTCCGCACAGCGCCCCTGCCGGTGCCGTTGGGCCTGGGGAGCGCGCCGATGGAGCTTCTCTGGCGGAATACGGTCGAGGACGACGAGGCCATCCGCTTCATCCGCGGCCTGGTGGTCCGCGTGGCGAAGGAGAAGACGGTGCACCTGGCTGATTGA
- a CDS encoding Rpn family recombination-promoting nuclease/putative transposase: MSGPHDLFARYTFGHPERAAAELRAVLPSHVVSEVDWASLRREPGSVVDPELRETESDLLFTARLRTGHPLLLYVLLEHQSSVDRWMALRMLRYVMRQVEHWRQEHPESAQLPLIIPLVMYHGPDGAWTAPRRVEDLFELPEGEEEHRARWRALVPRFEYLLDDLTVEREEALRARPGPPLARLAWLVLRYGRTDELARRLPDWVALFAQVQATHEGAEHLVVLIRYLLWVGDAAVHEATGRMLHSVLDEQRTEELMRSYGEELIERGRQQGREEGQTLGRAEYVLRILTARGLHVDEAARQRILTCTDLATLDRWFDRALNAATLSDVLDDLAQ; the protein is encoded by the coding sequence ATGTCTGGACCGCATGACCTCTTCGCCCGCTACACCTTCGGCCACCCCGAGCGGGCCGCCGCCGAGCTGCGCGCCGTGCTGCCCTCTCATGTCGTCTCCGAGGTGGATTGGGCGTCCCTCCGGCGAGAGCCCGGCAGCGTGGTGGACCCGGAGCTGAGGGAGACAGAGAGCGACCTGCTCTTCACGGCTCGACTGCGCACGGGCCACCCGCTGCTGCTGTATGTACTGCTGGAGCATCAGTCCTCGGTGGACAGGTGGATGGCGCTGCGCATGCTGCGCTACGTGATGCGCCAGGTGGAGCACTGGCGCCAGGAGCACCCGGAAAGCGCGCAGCTTCCCCTCATCATCCCACTCGTCATGTACCACGGACCGGATGGAGCCTGGACCGCGCCGCGCCGAGTGGAGGATCTCTTCGAGTTGCCGGAAGGGGAGGAGGAACATCGGGCGAGGTGGCGAGCGCTAGTGCCGCGCTTCGAGTACCTGCTGGATGACCTGACGGTGGAGCGGGAGGAGGCGTTGAGAGCGCGCCCAGGACCACCGCTGGCCCGGCTGGCCTGGCTGGTGTTGCGTTACGGACGCACCGACGAACTGGCCCGGAGGCTGCCGGACTGGGTGGCGCTCTTCGCGCAGGTGCAGGCAACGCATGAAGGGGCCGAGCACCTGGTGGTGCTCATCCGTTACCTGCTGTGGGTCGGGGACGCGGCCGTCCATGAAGCGACCGGGCGGATGTTACATTCGGTACTGGATGAGCAACGAACGGAGGAACTGATGCGGAGCTATGGCGAGGAACTCATCGAGCGCGGACGCCAACAGGGCCGGGAGGAGGGACAGACCCTGGGGCGTGCCGAGTACGTCCTGCGGATCCTCACCGCGAGGGGTCTGCACGTCGATGAAGCGGCCCGGCAGCGCATTCTCACCTGCACGGATCTGGCGACCCTCGATCGCTGGTTCGACCGCGCCCTGAACGCCGCCACCCTGTCCGACGTGCTGGACGACCTGGCACAGTAG